The Desulfomicrobium orale DSM 12838 genome includes a window with the following:
- a CDS encoding KpsF/GutQ family sugar-phosphate isomerase yields MAEKWLNRAKAVLDTEIQGLAAVRDKLDASFVRALEMLAGCTGRVVVTGLGKSGLVGRKIAATFSSTGTPAFFLHPVEGAHGDLGMIRREDMVLAISNSGETDELNNILPSLKSLSGGLVALTGGLASTMARLADEVIDTGVPREACPLGVAPTASTTAALAVGDALAVCLIDWKAFALEDFQRFHPGGALGQRLARRAGELMRTAGLPVAPEDASLAQALESLNGGGLGCVCVLDEKARLAGILTDGDVRRLVCAGRLNMDAAVVSVMNRSPLRAEPGQLAAEVLDLMEARAITVLPVTDADRTLLGMVHMHDVLGQGRVKFSP; encoded by the coding sequence ATGGCGGAAAAATGGCTGAACAGGGCCAAAGCGGTGCTGGACACGGAAATCCAGGGACTGGCTGCGGTCCGGGACAAACTGGATGCTTCCTTTGTGCGGGCTCTGGAAATGCTTGCCGGGTGTACCGGCCGGGTGGTGGTCACGGGCCTGGGCAAATCCGGCCTGGTGGGCCGAAAGATAGCCGCCACCTTCAGCAGTACCGGGACGCCCGCCTTCTTTCTGCATCCGGTGGAAGGAGCCCACGGAGATCTCGGCATGATCCGCAGGGAAGACATGGTGCTGGCCATCTCCAATTCCGGAGAAACTGACGAGCTGAACAACATTCTGCCCAGCCTGAAATCCCTGTCCGGCGGACTCGTGGCCCTGACCGGCGGGCTGGCATCGACCATGGCCAGACTGGCTGATGAGGTCATCGACACCGGCGTGCCGCGCGAAGCCTGCCCTCTGGGCGTGGCACCGACAGCCAGCACCACCGCGGCTCTGGCCGTCGGGGACGCTCTGGCCGTGTGCCTCATAGACTGGAAAGCCTTCGCTCTGGAAGACTTCCAGCGTTTCCATCCCGGCGGAGCCCTGGGACAACGGCTGGCCCGGAGGGCGGGCGAACTCATGCGCACCGCGGGTCTGCCCGTGGCTCCTGAGGACGCATCCCTGGCCCAGGCTCTGGAAAGCCTGAACGGCGGCGGCCTGGGCTGCGTGTGCGTGCTGGATGAAAAAGCGCGGCTTGCGGGAATTCTGACCGACGGCGATGTGCGCCGTCTGGTCTGTGCGGGGCGTCTGAACATGGACGCGGCCGTGGTCTCGGTCATGAACCGCTCCCCTCTGCGGGCTGAACCCGGTCAACTTGCGGCGGAAGTGCTCGATCTGATGGAAGCCAGGGCCATCACCGTGCTGCCTGTGACCGATGCGGACCGGACGCTGCTGGGTATGGTGCACATGCACGACGTGCTGGGGCAGGGCCGGGTGAAATTTTCGCCATGA
- a CDS encoding sensor histidine kinase, translating to MILPFFSSIRRNLALLVLVSMAPALVIVLFTGRALHEAMVRSAENAALRQIQAMSAHHEHVVDSARLLLATLAKAREVRQGSPREAQQLLEEILTRNGAYCALALADAAGRIVAVSPPGSLSSIENEGYFQESVAGMHFTMGAYHLAPGPSRRVVIEFAQPVSAQDGSVHGVLVASFDLNYFGRVFADAHLPEGSVFTLTDATGMRLTRFPETEKYTWVPDLPQMIERMSGQRAEGVFLETGVDGVRRLYSFKRMYFMDTPSRHLMIRLGQPEDLALAKARSAVYRNAVLLALAAVLAAVGAWFVGEFIIMRRVNRLMAAADRLGSGDLSTRTGLEREGGEMGRLAAAFNRMAESLEDQDRERRRAEEELCILNTELEDRVSRRTGELARANAELQAALDDLRQAQSQLVMAEKLAALGGLVAGVAHEINTPVGVALSASSTLAEKTRNIRELFETGGMKRSDLTAYLDSAREGVEMGVLNLHRASELIRSFKMVAADQVSEVRRRFMVREYVEEILLSLRPKLKKTAHRVEVECDADLCIDSYPGAFSQILTNFVINSLTHAFDEGQAGVIRIAVRMDGAALVLSYSDDGRGIPPEAQDKIFDPFYTSARSRGSTGLGLHIVFNVVTRTLNGSVTCCSEPGRGTTFVVRFPCEEAGHDGQ from the coding sequence GTGATTCTGCCGTTTTTTTCCTCCATCCGCCGCAATCTGGCCCTGCTGGTACTCGTGTCCATGGCGCCGGCTCTGGTCATTGTGCTTTTCACCGGACGTGCCCTGCACGAGGCCATGGTCCGCAGCGCCGAAAACGCTGCTCTGCGCCAGATTCAGGCCATGTCCGCACACCATGAGCATGTGGTGGACAGCGCCCGGCTGCTGCTGGCCACCCTGGCCAAAGCGCGGGAGGTGCGGCAGGGCTCCCCGCGTGAAGCGCAGCAGCTGCTCGAAGAAATACTCACCCGCAACGGAGCCTACTGCGCTCTGGCTCTGGCCGATGCCGCGGGCCGCATTGTGGCCGTCTCGCCGCCGGGCTCTCTCTCCAGCATCGAAAATGAAGGCTATTTTCAGGAATCCGTGGCCGGAATGCATTTTACCATGGGCGCGTACCATCTGGCTCCCGGTCCTTCCCGCCGCGTGGTCATCGAATTCGCACAGCCCGTGTCCGCTCAGGATGGCTCTGTGCACGGCGTGCTCGTGGCTTCTTTTGATCTGAATTATTTCGGCCGTGTTTTCGCCGATGCACATCTGCCGGAAGGTTCGGTTTTCACTCTGACCGATGCGACGGGCATGCGTCTGACCCGCTTTCCGGAAACGGAAAAATACACCTGGGTTCCGGATTTGCCGCAGATGATCGAGCGCATGTCCGGGCAGCGGGCCGAAGGGGTTTTTCTGGAAACCGGCGTGGACGGCGTGCGCAGGCTCTACAGCTTCAAGCGCATGTATTTCATGGACACGCCTTCGAGGCATCTGATGATCCGTCTCGGGCAGCCGGAGGACCTGGCTCTGGCCAAGGCCCGGAGCGCCGTTTACCGGAATGCAGTACTGCTCGCTCTGGCCGCCGTTCTGGCCGCGGTCGGGGCCTGGTTCGTGGGGGAATTCATCATCATGCGCCGGGTGAACCGCCTGATGGCGGCCGCCGACCGGCTGGGTTCCGGAGATCTGAGCACGCGCACCGGCCTCGAGCGCGAGGGCGGAGAGATGGGGCGGCTGGCGGCGGCCTTCAACCGCATGGCCGAAAGTCTGGAGGATCAGGACCGGGAGCGCCGCCGCGCCGAGGAGGAACTCTGCATTCTGAATACAGAGCTGGAAGACCGCGTGTCCCGGCGTACGGGCGAACTGGCCAGGGCCAACGCGGAATTGCAGGCCGCACTGGACGATCTGCGGCAGGCTCAGAGCCAGCTGGTCATGGCCGAGAAACTGGCGGCTCTGGGCGGACTGGTGGCCGGTGTGGCTCACGAGATCAATACGCCTGTGGGCGTGGCGCTTTCGGCCTCTTCCACCCTGGCCGAGAAGACCCGGAATATCCGTGAGCTGTTCGAGACCGGCGGGATGAAGCGTTCGGATCTGACGGCGTATCTGGATTCCGCCCGGGAGGGGGTGGAGATGGGCGTTTTGAATCTGCACCGGGCCTCGGAGCTGATCCGCAGCTTCAAGATGGTGGCGGCGGATCAGGTTTCGGAGGTCCGGCGGCGGTTCATGGTGCGGGAATATGTGGAGGAAATCCTGCTCAGTCTGCGCCCCAAACTCAAGAAGACCGCTCACCGGGTGGAAGTGGAATGCGATGCGGATCTGTGCATCGACAGCTATCCCGGAGCGTTCTCACAGATTCTGACCAATTTCGTGATCAATTCCCTGACCCATGCCTTTGACGAGGGGCAGGCCGGGGTGATCCGCATTGCCGTGAGGATGGACGGGGCCGCACTGGTCCTCAGCTATTCCGATGACGGGCGGGGGATTCCGCCCGAGGCGCAGGACAAGATTTTCGATCCTTTCTATACATCGGCCCGGTCCAGGGGTTCCACCGGACTGGGGCTGCATATCGTGTTCAACGTCGTCACCCGCACCCTGAACGGCTCCGTGACCTGCTGCAGCGAGCCCGGCCGCGGAACCACGTTTGTGGTGCGTTTCCCCTGTGAAGAGGCCGGTCATGACGGACAGTGA
- a CDS encoding penicillin-binding protein 1A, whose translation MILRIFKIFFVLLLLLVLLGAGAAVGVYYWAAEDLPNFTKLSDYSPSLATTVRARDGQIIGYFYREKRFLIPLSLMSPVTIKAFLAAEDAGFYQHEGIDLPGIARAALKNFWAGGIRQGGSTITQQVIKSMLLTPERTYERKLKEMILAYRLEKYLTKDEILTIYLNQIFFGARAYGVEAAAREYFGVSASQLTTAQAALLAGLPVAPSRYSPYGNPERARERQLYVLSRLRDLGWINRAEYDAAVAEPLKYTVQEDPSWKIGPYYLEEVRRQLVERFGEDLVYRGGLMVRTAMDPEHQAVADQALRDGLRATSKRHGWMGPVRHIGPEEHESFLKSLPAAPSEPGARLQALVTSVDKGKASVRFAGHTGTIAVADMSWARQPNPRLAAEEARKVSDARKVLKPGDVIWASVLGAQDKGPWKLALEQEPKVEGALVSMDPRSGEVLALSGGYDFFRSQFNRATQALRQPGSSFKPIVYATALDNGFTAASIILDAPIIYEDGSGKTWKPENFEGIFYGPTLFRTALVKSRNTVTIRLAQQVGIGKIIERGKAMGLTGIMEPNLSLALGSGQFTPLNMCEAYSAFARGGTSIKPRLIESVSSPWGEQLFSATQEVTEAMPPDTAYIINNLLQQAIQDGTGARAKALGRPVAGKTGTTNDEQDAWFMGYSPYLLTGVWVGYDQVQPMGKYETGARVALPIWLDYRTQVEKKYPVEDFRPPKDIVMARVNGHTGRLAGSGGGLVYTLPFRGGTEPIYGAGPDDMDGDPSSPNTGAESLLKQIF comes from the coding sequence ATGATACTCAGGATCTTCAAGATATTTTTCGTGCTGCTGCTGCTTCTGGTTCTGCTCGGAGCCGGAGCCGCCGTGGGAGTGTACTATTGGGCCGCCGAGGATCTGCCCAATTTTACCAAGCTGAGCGACTATTCCCCGTCCCTGGCCACCACGGTCCGGGCCAGGGACGGCCAGATCATCGGCTATTTCTACCGCGAAAAGCGCTTTCTGATCCCCCTGTCCCTGATGAGCCCCGTCACGATCAAGGCTTTTCTGGCCGCCGAGGACGCCGGGTTCTACCAGCACGAAGGCATCGACCTGCCAGGCATCGCGCGCGCGGCCCTGAAGAACTTCTGGGCCGGAGGCATCAGACAGGGCGGCAGCACCATTACCCAGCAGGTCATCAAATCCATGCTGCTCACGCCCGAGCGCACCTACGAACGCAAACTCAAGGAAATGATCCTGGCCTACCGCCTGGAAAAGTATCTGACCAAAGACGAAATCCTGACCATTTATCTGAACCAGATTTTTTTCGGAGCCAGAGCATACGGCGTGGAAGCCGCCGCCAGAGAATATTTCGGCGTCAGCGCCTCGCAGCTGACCACGGCTCAGGCCGCCCTGCTGGCCGGACTGCCCGTGGCTCCGTCCCGCTATTCGCCTTACGGCAACCCGGAACGGGCCCGGGAACGGCAGTTGTACGTCCTGAGCAGACTGCGCGATCTGGGCTGGATCAACCGGGCTGAATACGACGCGGCCGTGGCCGAACCCCTCAAGTATACCGTCCAGGAAGACCCCTCCTGGAAAATCGGGCCGTATTATCTGGAGGAAGTCCGCCGCCAGCTCGTGGAACGCTTCGGCGAGGATCTGGTGTACCGGGGGGGGCTTATGGTGCGCACAGCCATGGACCCGGAGCATCAGGCCGTGGCCGACCAGGCCCTGCGCGACGGGCTGCGGGCCACGAGCAAGCGCCACGGTTGGATGGGACCCGTCCGGCATATCGGACCGGAAGAGCATGAATCTTTTCTGAAGAGCCTGCCCGCCGCGCCATCCGAACCCGGCGCACGGCTTCAGGCTCTGGTCACGAGCGTGGATAAGGGCAAGGCATCCGTGCGCTTTGCCGGGCATACGGGGACCATCGCCGTGGCCGACATGAGCTGGGCCCGGCAGCCCAATCCGCGACTGGCCGCCGAGGAGGCCCGCAAGGTTTCCGACGCCCGCAAGGTGCTCAAACCCGGTGACGTGATCTGGGCCTCCGTGCTGGGCGCTCAAGACAAGGGGCCCTGGAAGCTCGCTCTGGAGCAGGAGCCCAAGGTCGAGGGCGCACTGGTTTCGATGGACCCGCGTTCCGGCGAGGTGTTGGCCCTGTCCGGCGGCTACGACTTCTTCCGCAGCCAGTTCAACCGCGCCACCCAGGCCCTGCGGCAGCCCGGCTCGTCTTTCAAGCCCATCGTCTATGCCACGGCCCTGGACAACGGCTTTACGGCCGCCAGTATCATCCTGGACGCGCCCATCATCTACGAGGACGGCAGCGGCAAGACCTGGAAACCCGAGAACTTCGAGGGCATTTTCTACGGCCCCACACTGTTTCGCACCGCTCTGGTCAAATCGCGCAATACGGTCACCATCCGTCTGGCCCAGCAGGTCGGCATCGGCAAAATCATCGAACGGGGGAAAGCCATGGGCCTGACCGGCATCATGGAGCCCAACCTCTCTCTGGCCCTGGGATCCGGACAGTTCACCCCCCTCAACATGTGCGAGGCCTATTCCGCCTTCGCCCGGGGAGGCACCAGCATCAAACCCCGGCTCATCGAAAGCGTGTCCTCTCCCTGGGGAGAACAGCTCTTTTCGGCCACGCAGGAAGTGACCGAAGCCATGCCACCGGACACAGCTTACATCATCAACAATCTGCTGCAACAGGCCATTCAGGATGGTACCGGAGCCAGGGCCAAGGCTCTGGGCCGGCCCGTGGCTGGTAAAACCGGCACCACCAACGACGAGCAGGACGCCTGGTTCATGGGCTATTCTCCATATCTGCTGACGGGAGTGTGGGTCGGCTACGATCAGGTGCAGCCCATGGGCAAATACGAAACCGGAGCCAGGGTGGCCCTGCCCATCTGGCTCGACTACCGGACCCAGGTGGAAAAAAAATATCCGGTGGAGGATTTCCGCCCGCCCAAGGACATCGTCATGGCCCGCGTGAACGGCCATACGGGCAGACTGGCCGGATCGGGCGGAGGGCTGGTCTATACCCTGCCCTTCCGCGGCGGAACCGAACCCATTTACGGCGCGGGCCCCGACGACATGGACGGCGATCCGTCCTCGCCCAACACGGGTGCGGAAAGCCTCCTGAAACAGATTTTCTAG
- a CDS encoding Na/Pi cotransporter family protein has protein sequence MIHVLIQTLGGLGLFVLGMKLMTEGLQMAAGNRIRNILKAVSDNRLVGFATGAAVTAMVQSSSATTVMLISFVSAGLMTLTQAVGVILGCNVGTTMTAQLIAFKLSDLALPAIAIGVPLNYFGTRKKYRYLGEIILGFGLLFFGMTVMGDGLKPLRSDPAFISFFTRFDASTVGGLLLCVATGAGLTIVVQSSSATIGLTMAFATQGLIGFPAAMALILGENIGTTITAELATIGSASINAYRAARAHTMFNVFGVCMMLLIFPWFLRGIEWVTLMMAGGHAWDVQAGGEYPYMARYLANGHTLFNLVNALIFLIFLPFLIRVAILLSPRDRSEGDELFRLPVFEPNAEDNSVAALARTRGELQRMSRIVHEAYLNALECLEKRDPQTIRRRQRFENHIDEMHKLITTFLAKVMQTGLNEEDSAEISAQMRLANTLERIGDAVEVLGLLCEEIVEKELNFSEDAWIDFYNISARVDEFLKMTMHGLENEPENLLEEAGKAEEVIDAMRERMRDAHIERLKVGKCGIEGGLAFINLLARLEKIGDHCYTIARTVTRNR, from the coding sequence ATGATTCATGTCCTTATTCAGACTCTCGGCGGCCTCGGTCTTTTTGTGCTGGGCATGAAACTCATGACCGAAGGCTTGCAGATGGCCGCGGGCAACCGCATCCGCAACATTCTGAAAGCCGTCTCCGACAACCGTCTGGTGGGGTTCGCCACGGGCGCGGCGGTCACGGCCATGGTCCAGTCCTCCTCGGCCACCACGGTCATGCTGATCAGTTTTGTCAGCGCCGGGCTCATGACCCTGACCCAGGCCGTCGGCGTCATCCTGGGGTGCAACGTGGGCACGACCATGACGGCCCAGCTCATCGCTTTCAAACTTTCGGATCTGGCCCTGCCGGCCATCGCCATCGGGGTGCCGCTCAATTATTTCGGCACGCGCAAGAAATATCGCTATCTCGGTGAAATCATTCTCGGGTTCGGCCTCCTTTTCTTCGGCATGACCGTCATGGGCGACGGCCTCAAGCCCCTGCGCTCCGATCCGGCCTTCATCTCGTTTTTCACCAGATTCGATGCTTCCACCGTGGGCGGGCTGCTGCTGTGCGTGGCCACGGGTGCCGGCCTGACCATCGTGGTACAGTCGTCCTCGGCCACCATCGGCCTGACCATGGCCTTCGCCACCCAGGGGCTGATAGGATTCCCGGCGGCCATGGCCCTCATTCTGGGAGAAAACATCGGCACCACCATCACCGCCGAGCTCGCCACCATCGGTTCCGCCAGCATCAACGCCTACCGTGCAGCCAGGGCACACACCATGTTCAACGTGTTCGGAGTGTGCATGATGCTGCTCATTTTTCCGTGGTTCCTGCGTGGCATCGAATGGGTCACCCTCATGATGGCCGGAGGACATGCCTGGGATGTGCAGGCCGGTGGGGAATATCCGTACATGGCCCGCTATCTGGCCAACGGTCATACGCTGTTCAACCTCGTGAATGCCCTGATTTTCCTCATTTTCCTCCCCTTTCTGATCAGGGTTGCCATCCTTTTGTCTCCCAGGGACAGAAGTGAGGGAGATGAGCTGTTCCGCCTGCCGGTTTTCGAGCCCAATGCGGAGGACAACAGCGTGGCGGCCCTGGCCCGGACCAGGGGCGAGCTGCAACGCATGTCCCGGATTGTGCACGAGGCTTATCTGAATGCTCTGGAATGTCTGGAAAAGCGCGATCCGCAGACCATCCGCAGACGGCAGCGTTTTGAAAATCATATCGACGAGATGCACAAGCTCATCACCACTTTTCTGGCCAAAGTCATGCAGACCGGGCTCAACGAAGAGGATTCGGCGGAAATCTCGGCCCAGATGCGTCTGGCCAATACCCTGGAACGTATCGGTGACGCGGTGGAGGTGCTGGGTCTTCTGTGCGAGGAGATTGTGGAGAAGGAGCTCAATTTTTCAGAAGACGCCTGGATCGATTTTTACAACATTTCGGCCAGGGTGGATGAGTTTCTGAAAATGACCATGCACGGCCTTGAGAATGAACCTGAGAATCTGCTGGAAGAGGCGGGCAAGGCCGAGGAAGTCATCGACGCCATGCGGGAGAGAATGCGCGACGCGCATATCGAACGGCTCAAGGTCGGCAAATGCGGTATCGAGGGCGGGCTTGCCTTCATCAATCTGCTGGCCCGGCTGGAGAAGATCGGTGACCACTGCTACACCATCGCCAGAACCGTGACCAGAAACCGCTGA
- a CDS encoding DUF4911 domain-containing protein, protein MPPETRSLTLYAEIPRSSIALYRFLLEGYDNLAVMSVVDRFRAVIRLRCATHAEKTLREFLAAQGARILNLPCTTR, encoded by the coding sequence GTGCCGCCGGAAACGCGGAGCCTGACGCTTTATGCGGAAATCCCGCGCTCCAGCATCGCCCTCTACCGCTTTCTGCTGGAAGGATACGACAATCTGGCCGTCATGAGCGTGGTGGACAGGTTCCGGGCCGTGATCCGGCTGCGTTGCGCCACCCACGCGGAAAAGACGCTGCGTGAATTTCTGGCCGCCCAGGGAGCCAGAATCTTGAACCTGCCCTGCACCACGAGATAA
- a CDS encoding M24 family metallopeptidase, whose product MNQHTCTRRLEALKELMVQQDMTDLLVTHPANRFYLSGFELHDGQCNESSGCLLVRTDGPDWLLTDARFTEEARRHWSEEHVHVYGAPRLEKIAGFLKKLGAKQLWVETQAMCAEMYLGLEKELDLYPAPKLVEELRMVKDAAELTALRESCRLNHSVYAVLERSVAPGMTERDVAWLLEQEFRQNRAEALSFAPIVGFGPNAALPHATPGQTRLEPETPVLIDMGGRLNGYCSDQTRTWWIGENPSDEFRRTLDLVQEAQSRAIARIEPGATTAELHATAREYFAQHGAAEHFTHSLGHGIGLETHEGPGVGPIRPIVLKPGMVITVEPGLYYPRWGGVRWEHMVAVTENGHEVL is encoded by the coding sequence ATGAACCAGCATACATGCACACGGCGTCTCGAAGCTCTGAAGGAACTCATGGTCCAGCAGGATATGACTGACCTGCTGGTCACCCATCCGGCCAACCGCTTTTATCTGTCCGGCTTCGAGCTGCACGACGGCCAGTGCAATGAAAGTTCCGGCTGTCTGCTGGTACGCACGGATGGGCCGGACTGGCTGCTGACCGACGCCCGCTTCACGGAAGAGGCCCGCCGCCACTGGTCCGAGGAACATGTCCATGTGTACGGCGCGCCACGGCTGGAAAAAATCGCCGGATTCCTGAAAAAACTGGGTGCAAAACAGTTGTGGGTGGAAACCCAGGCCATGTGTGCGGAAATGTATCTGGGGCTGGAGAAGGAACTCGATCTGTATCCGGCCCCCAAACTGGTGGAAGAGCTGCGAATGGTGAAGGACGCCGCGGAGCTGACGGCCCTGCGGGAGTCCTGCCGCCTGAACCACAGCGTGTACGCCGTGCTGGAACGAAGTGTTGCGCCCGGCATGACCGAACGGGACGTGGCCTGGCTGCTGGAGCAGGAATTCCGCCAGAACAGGGCCGAGGCACTGAGTTTTGCACCCATCGTGGGTTTTGGCCCGAACGCGGCCCTGCCGCACGCCACTCCGGGGCAGACGCGTCTGGAACCCGAAACGCCGGTGCTCATCGACATGGGCGGACGGCTGAACGGCTATTGCTCGGATCAGACCCGGACATGGTGGATCGGCGAAAACCCGAGCGACGAGTTCCGGCGTACTCTCGATCTGGTGCAGGAAGCTCAGAGCCGGGCCATCGCCAGAATCGAGCCGGGAGCAACCACCGCCGAACTTCACGCCACGGCCAGAGAGTATTTCGCGCAGCATGGCGCGGCGGAACACTTCACGCACTCCCTCGGACATGGCATCGGACTTGAGACACATGAAGGGCCGGGAGTCGGCCCTATCCGGCCCATCGTGCTCAAACCGGGCATGGTCATCACCGTGGAGCCGGGCCTCTACTATCCCCGGTGGGGCGGCGTACGCTGGGAGCACATGGTCGCGGTCACCGAAAACGGTCATGAAGTGCTCTGA
- a CDS encoding YkgJ family cysteine cluster protein, protein MTAPHVCVRCADLGRTCCQLSGGDAEFCFPLADAERRRMLAAGAVEEAFLQVSNTPAFVRQLSMLLPRYEVEKIFTPHGRHWRLATTPAGDCVFLSRTGCSLDRAVRPAYCRLFPLWVYENRLTWFTAETCLAHRECASAPAMLAAMNADAADTRALFSLMCAELGLRKTGETS, encoded by the coding sequence ATGACCGCGCCCCATGTGTGCGTGCGCTGCGCAGATCTAGGGCGGACCTGCTGCCAGCTTTCCGGCGGAGACGCGGAATTCTGTTTTCCACTGGCCGACGCGGAGCGGCGGCGGATGCTCGCGGCGGGAGCGGTGGAAGAAGCTTTTCTCCAGGTATCCAACACGCCGGCCTTTGTACGGCAGCTGTCCATGCTCCTGCCCCGATACGAAGTGGAGAAAATTTTTACGCCGCATGGCCGCCACTGGCGTCTGGCCACCACACCCGCCGGGGACTGCGTTTTTCTGAGCCGGACAGGCTGTTCTCTGGACCGGGCGGTGCGTCCCGCCTACTGCCGTCTGTTTCCTTTATGGGTGTATGAAAACAGGCTGACCTGGTTCACGGCCGAAACCTGTCTGGCTCACCGGGAATGCGCCTCCGCCCCGGCCATGCTCGCGGCCATGAACGCCGATGCGGCGGACACCAGGGCGCTTTTCAGCCTGATGTGCGCGGAACTGGGGCTTCGGAAAACAGGGGAAACATCATGA
- a CDS encoding DUF3369 domain-containing protein: MTDSDEILFLDEEPSGPAAEEESPWKILIVDDEADVHGVTAYMLSGRTYEGRAFHFLHAYSGAEAREVLAAHPDTAIVLLDVVMETDDSGLLLVRYIREELKNRAVRIILRTGQPGKAPATQVILDYDIDDYKEKTELTLEKMLVVIVSALRCFALIHAMEEHRRGLRCIIEASSNIFGRQSLQKLGTGVLAQLTSLLGLGKDSMYSHTSGLTASGIQGMPTVLAATGEFSRYVDRPMRQVSEDTVHSALDRAKAEPHGLYCEQGVCAWYFQSRTGSENFLYFETPRNLDEKDRDLLALFFTNASLAFDNLFLNKGIEDTQKEIIYHMAETVECRSAETGGHVRRVAELARLLALKYGLGEEEAEMLKLASTVHDLGKIGIPDAVLNKAGDLTAEEFEVIKSHVWRGYEMLSHARSPVMRAAARIILTHHERWDGEGYPQGLAGEDIPIHGRIVAVADVFDALASSRVYHQAWPWKDIFDYFLEQSGRHFDPCLVESLLQHREEFMAVYMADNGREKMETGEHNPLQWGINSVGG, from the coding sequence ATGACGGACAGTGACGAAATTCTGTTTCTGGACGAAGAGCCTTCCGGTCCCGCCGCGGAGGAAGAGAGTCCGTGGAAAATTCTGATCGTTGACGACGAGGCCGATGTGCACGGCGTGACCGCGTACATGTTGTCGGGGCGGACATACGAGGGCCGCGCGTTTCATTTTCTGCACGCCTATTCCGGGGCGGAGGCCAGGGAAGTGCTGGCCGCCCATCCGGACACGGCCATCGTGCTGCTGGATGTGGTCATGGAGACGGACGACAGCGGGCTGCTGCTGGTCCGGTACATCCGTGAGGAGCTGAAAAACCGCGCCGTGAGGATCATCCTGCGCACGGGCCAGCCGGGAAAGGCTCCGGCCACCCAGGTCATTCTCGACTACGACATCGACGACTACAAGGAAAAGACCGAGCTGACCCTGGAAAAGATGCTGGTGGTCATTGTCTCGGCTTTGCGCTGCTTCGCCCTCATCCATGCCATGGAGGAGCATCGGCGCGGGTTGCGGTGCATCATCGAGGCGTCTTCCAACATTTTCGGCCGCCAGTCCCTGCAGAAACTGGGGACGGGTGTATTGGCCCAGCTGACCTCGCTCCTCGGCCTCGGAAAGGACAGTATGTACTCTCACACTTCCGGGCTGACCGCTTCGGGCATTCAGGGGATGCCGACGGTACTGGCCGCCACGGGGGAGTTTTCCCGGTACGTGGACCGGCCCATGCGGCAGGTAAGCGAAGATACCGTGCACAGTGCTCTGGACAGGGCCAAGGCGGAGCCGCATGGACTGTATTGCGAGCAGGGCGTCTGCGCCTGGTATTTTCAAAGCAGGACGGGCTCGGAGAATTTTCTGTATTTTGAAACGCCCAGAAATCTGGATGAAAAAGACCGGGATCTGCTGGCCCTTTTTTTTACCAACGCTTCGCTGGCCTTCGACAACCTGTTTCTGAACAAAGGCATCGAGGACACGCAGAAGGAAATCATCTACCACATGGCGGAAACCGTGGAGTGCCGGTCTGCCGAGACGGGCGGTCATGTGCGCCGGGTGGCGGAGCTGGCCCGCCTGCTGGCCTTGAAATACGGCCTGGGAGAGGAAGAGGCCGAGATGCTTAAACTTGCCTCCACCGTGCATGACCTGGGCAAGATAGGCATTCCCGACGCGGTGCTGAACAAGGCCGGAGATCTGACCGCGGAAGAGTTTGAAGTCATCAAGAGTCATGTGTGGCGCGGATATGAGATGTTGTCCCATGCCCGGAGCCCTGTCATGCGCGCGGCGGCCCGGATCATTCTTACGCATCACGAACGCTGGGACGGCGAAGGCTATCCGCAGGGCCTCGCCGGGGAGGACATTCCGATTCACGGGCGGATCGTGGCCGTGGCCGACGTGTTTGACGCCCTGGCCAGCAGCCGGGTTTACCATCAGGCTTGGCCCTGGAAGGATATATTCGACTACTTTCTGGAGCAGAGCGGCCGGCATTTCGATCCGTGCCTGGTGGAGTCGCTCTTGCAGCACCGCGAAGAATTCATGGCCGTTTATATGGCGGATAATGGCCGGGAGAAGATGGAAACCGGAGAGCATAATCCGCTTCAATGGGGAATAAATTCTGTTGGCGGATGA